A section of the Metabacillus endolithicus genome encodes:
- a CDS encoding 2-amino-3,7-dideoxy-D-threo-hept-6-ulosonate synthase → MSGKEIRLKKLYHHSDKLLIVPMDHGITIGPVTGLTEINQTVNAVFDGGADAVVVHKGLVRYLTDALGSNKGELIIHLSASTALAPESQSMRKELVSSVEHSIRLGATAISTHVNLGSQFEAEQIKDVGLIAEECDKWGMPLLAMMYVRDGSKAHEFDPERIRHAARVAEELGADIVKVNYSGTPETFRQVVSGVKIPVLIAGGERLGSNDDLLTMIDDAVSAGANGISIGRNIFQDENPEKLCANIRSILNQS, encoded by the coding sequence ATGTCCGGTAAAGAAATTCGCCTGAAAAAATTATATCATCATTCCGATAAGTTACTAATTGTTCCGATGGATCATGGTATTACGATAGGTCCTGTAACTGGTTTAACGGAAATCAATCAAACAGTGAATGCGGTGTTTGACGGAGGAGCGGATGCTGTTGTTGTGCATAAAGGACTTGTTCGCTATTTAACAGATGCATTAGGCTCCAATAAAGGTGAACTAATTATTCATTTATCTGCTTCAACTGCGTTAGCTCCAGAATCTCAAAGTATGCGAAAAGAGCTTGTATCGTCAGTAGAGCACTCGATTCGTTTAGGAGCTACAGCAATTTCAACTCATGTGAATCTTGGGTCTCAATTTGAGGCGGAACAGATCAAGGATGTGGGTTTAATCGCTGAAGAATGTGACAAATGGGGAATGCCACTGCTAGCGATGATGTATGTACGTGACGGTTCAAAAGCGCATGAATTTGATCCTGAACGTATTCGTCATGCTGCCCGTGTAGCAGAAGAGCTCGGGGCAGACATTGTAAAAGTAAATTACAGTGGTACACCGGAAACCTTCAGACAGGTTGTTTCTGGTGTGAAGATCCCTGTACTTATTGCAGGGGGAGAGAGATTAGGTTCAAATGATGATTTATTGACAATGATCGACGATGCTGTAAGTGCTGGTGCAAATGGAATTTCAATTGGGCGAAATATTTTCCAAGATGAAAATCCTGAGAAGCTTTGTGCAAACATTCGCTCAATTTTAAATCAATCATGA
- a CDS encoding phenylacetate--CoA ligase family protein: protein MNTQNKIAALNEVLNYAKTSPFYSTRIQNLPLHSLEDIKNIPFTTKSDLREQSPFGLLPASSSSLSQYHESSGTTGTPVSVWYNEKDLDEITSGIATCGASFNESDIVLIRFPYALSTISHFVHRAVQRQGGCVVPADSRTTITPMSKVIDLVKRLNVTVLACISLQAIMLAEVAEMLGLNPKKDFPSLRAICTAGEPLTPFRRKLIEEIWGVPVFDNYGMTEVGTTMVDCSSQQLHVFEDYFHVEVLADDFKTDVKDGEIGNLVLTTLRKRATPMIRYVTGDLVQVVEHPCSCGRNRSFVIRGRKENLITIDRKSFDMHELEKMITILPARRFWSAGKINSHLYIFIEKESKDDWISSGYTDQLKEKYGVAISIILLDKGTLYDRSDDLSFGMKAKPHYFLTTQETENLLKMSRSEGAN from the coding sequence ATGAACACACAAAATAAGATTGCTGCTTTGAATGAAGTACTAAACTATGCAAAAACATCACCATTTTACTCTACTCGAATTCAAAATCTACCACTACATTCACTAGAAGACATAAAAAATATACCATTCACAACAAAATCTGATTTAAGAGAGCAATCACCTTTTGGTCTTTTGCCAGCTTCTTCGAGTTCTTTGTCACAATACCATGAGTCTTCTGGAACAACAGGTACTCCAGTATCAGTATGGTATAACGAAAAAGATCTTGATGAAATTACGAGCGGTATCGCAACATGTGGTGCTTCTTTTAACGAAAGTGATATTGTTTTAATCCGATTTCCTTATGCACTTTCAACGATTTCACACTTTGTTCATCGTGCCGTGCAAAGGCAAGGTGGTTGTGTTGTACCTGCTGACAGTCGAACAACAATTACACCAATGTCTAAAGTCATTGATTTAGTAAAAAGGTTAAATGTAACGGTACTGGCATGCATTTCTTTACAAGCAATCATGCTTGCTGAGGTAGCAGAAATGCTTGGACTAAATCCGAAAAAGGATTTCCCTTCATTGAGAGCTATTTGTACTGCTGGTGAACCATTAACTCCGTTTCGTAGAAAATTAATAGAGGAAATATGGGGTGTACCTGTTTTTGATAATTATGGAATGACCGAAGTAGGTACAACAATGGTTGATTGCTCATCACAACAATTACATGTATTTGAAGATTATTTTCATGTCGAAGTTCTCGCAGATGATTTTAAAACAGATGTAAAAGATGGTGAAATTGGAAATTTAGTATTAACAACTCTTCGCAAACGGGCAACACCGATGATCCGATATGTAACAGGAGATCTAGTTCAAGTAGTAGAACATCCTTGTTCCTGCGGTAGAAATCGTTCTTTTGTTATTAGAGGCAGAAAAGAAAATCTAATTACAATTGATCGTAAGTCTTTTGATATGCATGAATTAGAGAAAATGATCACAATCTTACCAGCAAGGCGTTTTTGGTCAGCGGGTAAAATCAACTCTCATCTCTATATCTTTATCGAAAAAGAATCAAAAGATGATTGGATCTCAAGCGGTTATACTGATCAACTGAAAGAAAAATACGGAGTTGCCATTTCTATTATTCTCTTAGATAAAGGAACTTTATATGACAGATCAGATGATTTATCTTTTGGCATGAAAGCAAAACCACATTACTTTTTAACAACTCAAGAAACAGAAAATTTATTAAAAATGAGCAGATCGGAAGGAGCTAATTAA
- a CDS encoding amidohydrolase family protein, translating into MIIDAHAHLSDTEYGNTEMYLKVIKEAGIDQGVAVPGAMLDVRKMTEYITGRAKPDNPVPDNEYVEKAIKANQNIQGFICINPHDKDVNKQLEKGRKQGFKGLKLSPLSHQFSFASKGITSLADLCGDYGFPVYSHVVYSPGASTAKFIQLAKQFPKTNFIIGHMGFGPADQEALEAAKNLSNFYLETSTGNFLHIQETVKKIGSSKVIFGSEYPLSHPGIELEKILKLQITDREREEILSQNIKHLLQMK; encoded by the coding sequence TTGATTATTGATGCACATGCACATTTGTCTGACACTGAATACGGAAATACAGAGATGTATTTAAAAGTAATAAAGGAGGCAGGAATCGACCAAGGGGTGGCAGTACCTGGTGCGATGCTTGACGTTCGTAAAATGACTGAATATATTACAGGTCGAGCAAAGCCGGATAATCCTGTTCCTGACAATGAATATGTAGAAAAGGCTATTAAAGCAAATCAAAACATTCAAGGTTTTATCTGCATTAATCCTCACGACAAGGATGTTAACAAACAGCTGGAAAAAGGAAGAAAACAAGGATTTAAAGGTTTAAAGCTATCGCCTTTATCACACCAATTTTCCTTTGCCTCAAAAGGCATTACAAGTTTAGCTGATCTTTGTGGTGATTATGGTTTCCCGGTCTATTCTCATGTTGTTTATAGTCCTGGAGCTTCCACGGCAAAGTTTATTCAACTTGCCAAACAGTTTCCTAAAACGAATTTTATTATCGGACACATGGGATTTGGTCCTGCTGATCAGGAAGCGTTAGAGGCGGCAAAAAATTTATCGAATTTTTATTTAGAAACATCAACAGGTAATTTTCTTCACATCCAAGAAACAGTTAAGAAAATTGGATCATCAAAAGTAATATTTGGTTCAGAATATCCATTATCACATCCTGGAATAGAGCTTGAAAAAATTCTAAAGCTTCAAATAACAGATCGCGAACGTGAAGAAATTCTATCTCAAAACATTAAACATCTTTTACAGATGAAATAA
- a CDS encoding alpha/beta-type small acid-soluble spore protein, with amino-acid sequence MASNSNNNSNQLVVPGASQAIDQMKYEIANEFGVDLGGETTSRANGSVGGEITKRLVSFAEQHLGGETRNQF; translated from the coding sequence ATGGCAAGCAACAGTAACAACAATTCTAACCAATTAGTAGTACCTGGTGCTTCTCAAGCGATCGACCAAATGAAATACGAAATCGCAAACGAATTCGGTGTAGATCTTGGTGGCGAAACAACATCTCGTGCAAATGGATCTGTTGGTGGAGAAATCACAAAACGCTTAGTATCATTTGCTGAACAACACCTAGGCGGCGAAACACGTAATCAATTTTAA
- a CDS encoding YetF domain-containing protein yields the protein MDLDLIWKSVIIVIGGTILLRIAGRKSISQMTLAQVVIMIGIGSLLVQPLVGKNVWTTLVVGLTLVLTLVVVEFTQIKSDKLEKFISGKAKILIKDGKLQEGQLKKLRLSVDLLEMKLRQSNVNKMEDIKYATLEPNGQIGFELKENKKPATKEDINMILQEIQQIKQSMGGIPLDLNMQPNQPSTQNTTLFTEITKGKHSPTPPSHLQ from the coding sequence ATGGATTTGGATTTGATCTGGAAAAGCGTCATTATTGTGATTGGCGGGACAATCCTCTTAAGAATAGCAGGAAGAAAGTCAATCTCGCAAATGACATTAGCTCAAGTAGTGATTATGATTGGGATTGGATCTTTACTTGTTCAACCGTTAGTTGGGAAAAATGTATGGACAACATTAGTGGTTGGTTTAACCCTTGTCCTAACCCTTGTAGTAGTGGAATTTACTCAAATAAAATCTGATAAGCTTGAAAAGTTCATTTCAGGAAAAGCCAAAATCTTAATTAAAGATGGAAAACTACAAGAAGGTCAATTAAAAAAGCTCCGCCTTTCAGTTGACTTATTGGAAATGAAGCTAAGACAATCAAATGTTAATAAGATGGAAGATATTAAATATGCAACATTAGAACCAAATGGTCAAATTGGTTTTGAATTAAAAGAGAATAAAAAGCCAGCAACAAAAGAAGATATAAATATGATCTTACAGGAAATTCAGCAAATAAAGCAATCAATGGGTGGCATTCCATTAGACCTTAATATGCAGCCAAATCAACCATCAACACAGAATACGACTTTATTTACTGAAATAACAAAAGGTAAACACAGTCCAACACCTCCTAGTCATCTCCAATAA
- a CDS encoding tetratricopeptide repeat protein: MTYQKGDWKKDFEEAVKLHQKAIDGDQQAAKKAFDILKKIKLQAMNHSIVEAYFGSSSALIARDHPDLIEKMNLAKRGLKALDKAVKAEPNHTEIRMLRANVAYRLPEMYFKRTKTAIEDFQFLISDYEKKKTDISKDQYCEFLLNLGSSYQTIGDSKNAENTWEKLLKINSGKYKKLVEQARKTGGE; the protein is encoded by the coding sequence TTGACTTATCAAAAAGGTGATTGGAAAAAAGACTTTGAAGAGGCAGTAAAACTTCACCAAAAGGCAATCGATGGAGATCAACAAGCAGCAAAAAAAGCTTTTGATATTTTGAAAAAAATAAAGCTGCAAGCTATGAATCATAGCATTGTTGAAGCATATTTTGGAAGTTCATCTGCCCTAATAGCAAGAGATCACCCTGATTTAATTGAAAAAATGAACTTAGCAAAAAGAGGATTAAAAGCTCTTGATAAGGCAGTAAAGGCAGAACCAAATCACACAGAAATAAGAATGCTTCGAGCAAACGTTGCTTATCGATTGCCCGAAATGTATTTTAAACGAACAAAAACTGCTATTGAAGATTTTCAGTTTTTAATTAGTGATTATGAAAAAAAGAAAACTGATATTTCAAAAGACCAATACTGTGAGTTTCTATTAAATCTAGGTAGTTCATATCAAACAATCGGTGATTCTAAAAATGCCGAGAATACTTGGGAGAAACTACTAAAAATAAATAGCGGAAAATATAAAAAACTTGTTGAACAGGCAAGGAAAACAGGGGGTGAATAA
- a CDS encoding 3-dehydroquinate synthase II → MQQKARQVWYDGRGVSVENMDVWELINHSPIDKVLVSLQQRQDGYFPQKMTFITEVSSSEELEQVPAEDVIFSVSQEVLADAKKRGHQTCIFYSVDNREMLERCSREASEYDFAAVDFDLPTNIPLELIIARLEESNTVLLRAVNTAIDTEIAYGTLEKGSDGVLFATTNVDEVKRLTAFMSKQSLPNLELHPMVVTDVVHAGMGVRACIDTTGIMTQDEGMIIGSTSGGGVFVCSETHYLPYMNLRPFRVNAGAVHSYVWQPEDAAEYLSDLKAGDKVLCVNTKGETRVLTVGRIKTEVRPMLLIKGKVGERELNVVVQDDWHIRIMSADGKPRNASTIKPGDELLSYICEPGRHVGVKVSETIIER, encoded by the coding sequence ATGCAACAAAAAGCTAGGCAAGTATGGTATGACGGTAGAGGAGTTTCAGTTGAGAATATGGATGTTTGGGAGTTAATTAATCATTCTCCTATTGATAAGGTATTGGTATCACTTCAACAACGTCAAGATGGATATTTTCCTCAAAAAATGACATTCATTACAGAAGTTAGCAGCAGTGAAGAATTAGAGCAAGTACCAGCTGAAGATGTCATTTTTTCTGTTAGCCAAGAAGTATTAGCAGATGCGAAAAAACGTGGACATCAAACATGTATTTTCTATTCTGTTGATAATCGTGAAATGTTAGAACGTTGTTCAAGAGAAGCAAGTGAATATGATTTTGCTGCAGTAGATTTTGATTTACCAACAAACATTCCGCTTGAATTAATTATTGCTAGATTAGAAGAAAGTAACACCGTATTATTACGTGCTGTGAACACGGCAATTGATACAGAAATTGCATATGGAACACTTGAAAAGGGTAGTGACGGTGTTTTATTCGCAACAACAAATGTTGATGAAGTAAAACGATTAACTGCATTTATGTCAAAACAATCTCTACCTAATTTAGAATTACACCCAATGGTTGTTACGGATGTTGTGCATGCTGGTATGGGTGTTCGTGCTTGTATTGATACAACTGGTATCATGACACAAGATGAAGGAATGATTATTGGTTCTACTTCAGGTGGAGGGGTATTTGTTTGCTCTGAAACACATTATTTACCATATATGAATTTAAGACCATTTCGTGTTAATGCAGGTGCAGTTCATTCTTATGTATGGCAGCCTGAAGATGCAGCGGAGTATTTAAGTGATCTTAAAGCTGGAGATAAAGTTCTTTGTGTGAATACAAAAGGTGAAACACGCGTATTAACAGTTGGTCGTATTAAAACTGAAGTTCGTCCAATGTTGTTAATCAAAGGGAAAGTAGGAGAGCGTGAACTGAATGTTGTTGTACAGGATGACTGGCACATCCGTATTATGAGTGCAGACGGCAAGCCTCGTAATGCTTCAACAATTAAACCAGGTGATGAATTATTGTCTTATATTTGTGAGCCAGGACGTCACGTTGGTGTAAAAGTTAGCGAAACAATTATTGAAAGATAG
- a CDS encoding CAP domain-containing protein: protein MLKKLVLATFVFLLAMPAVSHGQIKTFKEPPFEFYKVSPGDTFWYIAQRYGLDYKKLMELNPNVEPRNMHVGEVIRLKPSAGSVSNFQDQVVQLVNQERAKAGLKPLTHRADVKNVAQKKAEDMINSNYFSHTSPNYGSPFDMLKTFGISYSYAGENIAKGQKTPQEVMNAWMNSSGHRANILKPEFDAIGVGFYHGAWVQMFIKGR, encoded by the coding sequence ATGCTAAAAAAACTAGTACTTGCAACTTTTGTTTTTTTATTAGCGATGCCGGCCGTGTCACATGGACAAATTAAAACATTTAAAGAACCACCATTTGAATTTTACAAAGTTTCTCCTGGCGATACTTTTTGGTACATAGCTCAAAGATATGGCTTAGATTATAAAAAACTAATGGAACTAAATCCAAATGTTGAGCCAAGAAACATGCACGTTGGTGAAGTTATTCGTTTAAAACCGTCTGCAGGAAGTGTAAGCAACTTCCAAGATCAAGTTGTACAACTAGTCAATCAGGAGCGAGCTAAAGCAGGTTTAAAGCCATTAACACATCGAGCTGATGTGAAAAATGTAGCTCAAAAGAAAGCAGAAGATATGATTAACTCTAATTATTTTTCTCACACAAGTCCTAACTACGGATCACCTTTTGATATGTTAAAAACATTTGGCATTAGTTATTCATATGCTGGAGAAAATATAGCAAAAGGTCAAAAAACACCTCAGGAAGTAATGAATGCATGGATGAATTCTTCAGGACATCGAGCAAATATTTTAAAACCTGAATTTGATGCAATAGGTGTTGGCTTCTATCACGGAGCATGGGTGCAAATGTTTATCAAAGGAAGATAA
- a CDS encoding alpha/beta fold hydrolase translates to MPTVQLNENKIIAYDDFGQGIPVLFIHPPGMGRHVFYYQRKLSEKMRIIVPDLSGHGDSSRIKSSEVSIRHYSEELIELLNKLNLEEVVICGYSAGGVIAQNLCISYPNRVSGLILFGGYPAVINTAFQWEHKAGMYMVKHHQKFLGQLLAVSHTKNKKLRELLIQHMEKCQPSAWYKYYQVVLRSNLINDIHKINVPILLMYGTRSDLINKYLSYFKKRTNNLRVVFFKRTNHQVPTKRWKSANREISSFIATLNQQK, encoded by the coding sequence GTGCCAACTGTTCAATTAAATGAGAATAAAATAATTGCGTATGATGATTTTGGACAAGGAATACCGGTCCTTTTTATACATCCACCTGGGATGGGGCGGCACGTGTTTTATTACCAAAGGAAACTTAGTGAAAAAATGAGAATCATTGTTCCTGACTTATCAGGGCATGGAGATAGCTCACGGATAAAATCAAGTGAAGTTTCGATTCGTCATTATAGTGAAGAGCTTATCGAACTATTAAATAAGCTGAATCTTGAAGAGGTTGTTATTTGTGGTTATTCTGCCGGTGGAGTAATTGCTCAAAATTTATGTATATCATATCCAAATCGTGTAAGTGGACTTATTTTATTTGGTGGATATCCAGCAGTTATAAATACAGCATTTCAGTGGGAACACAAGGCAGGTATGTACATGGTTAAACACCATCAAAAATTTTTAGGTCAATTGTTAGCTGTAAGTCATACAAAAAACAAAAAATTGAGGGAATTGCTTATTCAGCATATGGAGAAATGTCAACCTAGTGCTTGGTATAAATACTATCAAGTTGTACTAAGAAGCAATTTGATAAATGATATTCATAAAATTAACGTTCCTATTCTTTTGATGTATGGAACGAGGTCTGATTTAATTAATAAATATTTATCTTATTTTAAAAAAAGAACGAATAACCTTAGAGTTGTGTTTTTTAAACGAACAAACCATCAAGTGCCAACGAAAAGATGGAAATCGGCAAATAGGGAGATTTCATCATTTATTGCCACACTAAACCAACAAAAATAA
- a CDS encoding phenylacetate--CoA ligase family protein encodes MKKIKKVRMPLTIKRFFNGTTHPDQMSQQQIDSYHLESLKHIVKNAYENNEFYRQKLDEVNMKPKDIKSVSDLSKLPFLTKDELRGKPYILLTVDKKEIALVQVSTGTTGGEEIYMMYTWNDYYLHDLAPRYPKLFEVDPGDVCLNALPYEMSAAGLAFHKTFMEGCEATVIPAGKGGAYSTPKKTLKMIKDLQPNVVITTPSWAMLLAEEAEEQQFDLKSLQLKKLWITGEGCSPAFRGRLEELWGATANFFYGSLECGVLGIECDSHDGYHLAQAHAIVEIVDPKTGEPLDEGEIGEIVVTSALRYDTPILRFRTGDIGYIESETCSCGVTMPKFYLRGRVVDQIKYNGTSLSPFYLEEFLMREPEIGNWFEFVLAKEEDNEAIHVRCELAEGVEASNHLADSLESKLEFASGIPFKLEFVDKLPRPQGKTVRVVYE; translated from the coding sequence TTGAAAAAAATCAAAAAGGTAAGAATGCCTTTAACGATTAAGCGATTTTTCAATGGAACCACTCATCCTGATCAAATGTCACAGCAACAGATTGACTCGTATCATTTAGAATCGTTAAAGCATATTGTCAAAAACGCATATGAAAACAATGAGTTTTACAGACAAAAGTTAGATGAAGTAAACATGAAGCCAAAGGATATTAAATCAGTAAGTGATTTAAGCAAATTACCTTTTTTAACAAAAGATGAACTACGAGGAAAGCCTTATATTCTATTAACAGTCGATAAAAAAGAGATTGCACTTGTTCAGGTTTCTACTGGTACAACAGGTGGAGAAGAGATTTATATGATGTACACCTGGAATGATTATTATTTACATGATCTTGCTCCACGCTATCCAAAGCTTTTTGAAGTAGATCCTGGCGATGTTTGCTTAAATGCCTTGCCATATGAAATGAGCGCAGCAGGTTTAGCTTTTCATAAAACATTTATGGAAGGTTGTGAAGCAACGGTTATCCCTGCTGGTAAAGGTGGAGCTTATTCAACACCTAAGAAAACATTGAAAATGATAAAAGATTTACAGCCTAATGTTGTTATTACAACGCCTTCATGGGCAATGTTGCTTGCAGAAGAAGCAGAGGAACAACAATTTGACTTGAAGAGTTTGCAATTAAAGAAATTATGGATCACGGGAGAAGGATGTTCACCTGCATTCCGTGGGCGCCTTGAAGAGCTTTGGGGAGCTACAGCTAATTTCTTTTATGGCAGCCTTGAATGTGGAGTGTTAGGTATTGAGTGCGACAGCCATGATGGCTATCACTTAGCTCAAGCACATGCAATTGTTGAGATTGTAGATCCGAAAACAGGTGAACCACTTGATGAAGGGGAGATTGGTGAAATTGTCGTAACAAGTGCTCTTCGTTATGATACTCCAATTTTGCGCTTCAGAACTGGGGACATAGGCTATATTGAGTCAGAAACATGTTCTTGTGGTGTTACGATGCCTAAGTTCTATTTACGAGGAAGAGTTGTTGATCAAATCAAATATAACGGAACATCACTTTCACCATTTTATTTAGAAGAGTTCTTAATGCGTGAACCTGAAATTGGGAACTGGTTTGAATTTGTTTTAGCAAAAGAAGAAGATAATGAAGCAATACACGTAAGATGCGAACTTGCTGAAGGTGTTGAAGCATCAAATCATCTTGCAGATTCATTAGAAAGTAAATTGGAGTTTGCATCTGGAATTCCATTTAAACTTGAGTTCGTTGATAAACTTCCAAGACCACAAGGTAAAACAGTACGTGTTGTTTATGAATAG
- a CDS encoding aldose epimerase family protein → MNITKNTFGELNSENVYSYSLENDHGMKVTCITLGCIITDIIVPDKNGNHENVVLGFDDIDSYLNDSPYFGTIVGRVAGRIGNAEFELDGKQYSLPKNENNNHLHGGPEAFDRKLWAAKEFQHDGEVGVEFSYCSPDGENGYPGNLTVHATYVLTNNNELKISYSATSDKKTLVNLTNHTYFNLSGNLKNDILSHKLQLKSNQFLELGENLLPTGEFLEVDNTPFDFRNSKAIKEAIEGNHQQIQIAGNGVDHPFLLNDHHNEEITLVEEQSGRKLTVETDEQSVVIYTSNMMDDSFEIRGTQARKYLGICLETQGLPDSIHFPHFSPCVLDVNEEYKTSTTYSFSVL, encoded by the coding sequence ATGAATATAACTAAAAATACTTTCGGAGAGCTTAATAGCGAAAACGTATACAGCTATTCTCTAGAAAATGATCATGGCATGAAAGTGACATGTATAACATTAGGCTGTATTATTACTGATATCATTGTACCTGATAAAAATGGAAACCATGAAAACGTTGTCCTAGGTTTTGATGATATTGACAGCTATTTAAATGATTCACCATACTTTGGAACAATCGTCGGTCGTGTTGCTGGTAGAATAGGCAATGCTGAATTTGAGTTGGATGGTAAACAATATTCGTTACCGAAAAATGAAAATAATAACCATCTACATGGTGGACCAGAGGCATTTGACAGAAAACTGTGGGCTGCAAAAGAGTTTCAGCATGACGGAGAAGTTGGAGTTGAGTTTTCTTATTGTAGTCCAGATGGTGAAAATGGATACCCTGGAAACTTGACCGTACATGCAACGTACGTCTTAACAAATAATAACGAGCTGAAGATTTCATACAGTGCTACATCAGACAAGAAGACTTTAGTTAACCTCACAAATCATACATATTTCAATTTAAGTGGAAATCTAAAAAATGATATCTTATCACATAAACTGCAACTAAAGAGCAATCAATTTCTTGAACTAGGTGAAAACTTACTACCAACAGGCGAATTTCTTGAAGTGGATAACACTCCATTTGACTTCAGAAATAGTAAAGCTATAAAAGAAGCAATTGAGGGAAATCACCAACAAATACAAATAGCGGGTAATGGTGTAGATCATCCATTTTTATTAAACGACCATCATAATGAAGAAATCACTTTAGTTGAAGAACAGAGTGGGAGAAAATTAACGGTGGAAACTGATGAACAAAGTGTTGTTATATATACAAGTAATATGATGGACGATTCCTTTGAAATAAGAGGAACTCAAGCAAGAAAATATCTAGGTATTTGCTTAGAAACACAAGGGCTGCCTGATTCTATACACTTCCCACATTTTTCTCCGTGTGTCTTAGATGTAAATGAGGAGTACAAAACGTCTACAACGTATTCTTTTTCAGTACTATAA